TGTAGAGCCTTGGCTGCCATTACTTGTGATGCCATCCCTGCCGTGTTCGTGACTGCCTGTTGCCTCCGCTTGGCTCTCTGCGCTTTCACATTCtatcctccacctcccttttttttcacatttcccatctcctccaccttcctTGAACCTGTTCTCCACAATCTGTCCAGATCGCTGCCCTCACAGCTGCCTCAGACCGTCACGTGGGTGCTGCCGCGAGAAAGTGCCGCTGCGGTTGCATACAGGGCCGTCTGCTCctatcctcttcctctctctctctttataCAGTACGTTTACCATACATGCGAccttctctgtgcgtacATACACAGTGTCGCCcccacatacatacacacacctctAACCACTTGTCACTCTCCCTGCTCCCTTCTGTGTggtcgtttctctcttctcctttctccttccttgTGCGTGAGTGTACGTGTCGCTGTTTTGGTTCTCTTGTTGTTTATGTTGCTCCTGTActaccgcctccccccccctctcctcgatAGGCGTAATTTTTACCACCACGCACCAATTTCTCCATTGCTCGCCCTTGTGCCGCTTCTTTAGGCTTGCGGCGCgcgttgtgcagctgctgggtGCGTGGGCGGGATTttgcgtgtacgtgtgtctTCCGTCGTTGTGTGGCGTACGTTACAGTGCTCTTTTTTGCACCCACACGATCATGGAAAACCCCGCcgcagtggaagagagggaaaagaaaagcagcagcatctcgTACGTAACGCCATGGGTCGCTAACGGACTATCGTGGGCAAATCATCCCGACAAACCCTTCCGCCTCGCCATCTCGTCCTACACAAAGGACTACCGCAACTACGTTGACATTGTGGAGAAGAATGAGGACAATGAGATCGTCTGCCGTGCCTCCTGGGAGCACTGCTACCCGCCTACCAAAGTTGTCTTCCCTCCGCGCCCTCTGCAATGCGATGCGGTAATCACCACAGCAGACTACTTGCGCCTGTGGGAGATCACCGAGGGCGCAcccaaaggagaaaagacCGCCCCCACCCATGGTGACGCGCAGCACGAGGCAAAGGCAAAAACGATCAACTCGAAGGTGACAATGAAGCGTGTCTTTGACAGCGCAAAGCCGAACGACTTTTGCTCTCCAGTGACCTCCTGCGACTGGAACAGTGAAGACATCAACACCGTGGCGTGCTGCAGTATCGACTCAACAGTGACGTTGTGGGACGTGGAGACGGGGGCGCAAAAGACAAAGTTGGTGGCGCACGACAAGGATGTGTATGATATTGCGTTTGCCTCTGCTCACACCTTTGCCAGTTGCGGTGCTGATGGCTCGGTGCGCTTTTTTGATCTACGCAACATGGATCACTGCACTATTCTCTACGAGACGCAAGGGctctctccgctgctgcgcctggcCTGGAATCAGTTTGACCCCTATTTCATCGCCACCTTCGGTATTGATAGCACTGATGCAGTAGTGATTGACATGCGCTATCCCACGGTTCCGGCCTCCCAGCTCTCGCAGCTGCATCAGTTGCCCATCAACAACCTCACATGGTCGCCACAAAACGCGCAGAACCTCTGCACCGTGGGCGAGGACGGActcgtctgtgtgtgggaggcTAGGGCAGAGAAAGGTCGCTCCATCTTGTGGTGCGACTGCGAGGTGCCTATCAACAACGTGGCCTGGCGCCGTGCCCAAAACGAAGACTGGATGGCCATTACCACCTCGAAGGGtgctcagctgctgccatTATAGTTCACCCCGCGTCTCTCTCAAGTGCTGTATTTTTATAGTGGTGAATTCAtagagcgagaaagaggcaggTGCGTGGCAGCTCTCGATGACGACAAGGGCGTCTTCACTGTACGTCTCCGTCCTATTTCAGTATTACTGACCACGTgggtctgtctgtgtgtgtgtgtggggggggggaggggtgtttgtgtgtgtatgtgggggggggggagtgtgtgtgggtttTACTTCCTTTTTGGAATGTGGTCATTGAGCCGTGAGAAGTCGCTCTTTCATGAAGCGTCCGTgtttgcctcctctccgccgcaCTCGAGTACATGTGGCAATGGTAGGCGCTGCGCCAAGTGTATCCCTATTCACGTGCGTAACTGTGTACTTGTATGAATGACGCCTATGCGTCAGTGTTGGTTCCCTTGCTCCCAAACGCGACTGCTGGCACACATTGCTGACAGAGGAGGGTGGAATAGAGAAGGTGCTACCGTGACACGTTCGACTCCCTCTTGAGCGCAGCACCCATCCAGCCTGTCGACTACTCAATTCGTTCAAACACCACCGTGCACGTTGTATGTGAGATGGTAAAGGTCCGTGGACACGCACACTGGAAGTGGTGAAAAGACGAGGAAAGTCGCGCAACCGGTGCATCTTCACAGACGGCACAACGCCGAGGGTGGCGAGACCTACAAGCTGAAAAGCTGTGTTCCACAACTGGCAACAAACTTGCTGACGAGACATCGAGTTGTTACTACCTGACGCGTGCACGGCACTGCAGGTGAGTTCCAATCAAAGAACAGCGACACAATGCCCACCCCTAACCccactcttttcttttggACAAACTACGTATTTACTCttactttctctcttccaaACTCATTTATTCGATTGCACTCACGTACTGCACGGCGAATCCCCTCGCTCCCACAcgcactctctccttccctttctccccaccgccccccccctccacctctcacTCGTTTTCGGTgtctcctttctctgctgcctGTGCTCCACCTTCATAAGCGCGAAAGTTACTTTTCATCTCAAAACGGCCTGTGCCGTGTCTTCacaccttttcttttccctacTGCTTTNNNNNNNNNNNNNNNNNNNNNNNNNNNNNNNNNNNNNNNNNNNNNNNNNNNNNNNNNNNNNNNNNNNNNNNNNNNNNNNNNNNNNNNNNNNNNNNNNNNNNNNNNNNNNNNNNNNNNNNNNNNNNNNNNNNNNNNNNNNNNNNNNNNNNNNNNNNNNNNNNNNNNNNNNNNNNNNNNNNNNNNNNNNNNNNNNNNNNNNNNNNNNNNNNNNNNNNNNNNNNNNNNNNNNNNNNNNNNNNNNNNNNNNNNNNNNNNNNNNttccccccccccccgctcccttCGCGCTTGACTGTGAAGCGTCTTCTGGAGAAAATGTCGCTGCTCAACACCACTCTTCAGACTCTCGTGGTCCGGCTGCGCGACATGTCCGGCAACGTGACGCAGCAGAAGCTCCATAACCGTGTGTTTGATGCATACGAGGCTAAGTCGCTTGTCTTTCAAGCTATTTCACCTGCACAGCAGGCCGTGATGAAGCAATACCGCGGCCGAATCCCTCCACTGCACCCTGTTGGCCAGCCTCTCATGGTGGACTCGTGGAGTgagctggtggagctgcaTAAGCCGGACAATGAGTATCAGCTtctgccgcggcgcgcaCGCAACAACAGCGCGTACGCGGTGATGTCGGCcatctgctgcagcgctggttCGCCATTCGAGATGGACCACCGGCTGGAACCGGCAGACTTTAAGCTGGCGTTTAAATCACAAGCCGATCATGATGCTCGAATGACATTCAACCTCAAGAACACGGACAAAGTACCACAGACAATCTTCTTAGACGGGCTGATGGAGGCTCCAAAAGCCTCGGCACTCGTGTCGTTCCACAACGTCCTCACTCCCACACACGTGAACACCCTCGCCGGCATAGTGCAGTTTCTCCGTGAGTGGTGCAGAGAGCCCACCGACGGAGACCGTCATCGTCAGCTGAAGCTCTGTTTCAAGTCGCTTTTGGAGAAGCCGACACATCTTTTTCTCGGCACCAACGCCGTACCTGGCAGGGAGCTGTTGAACTACGCAAAGGGTAAGAGTATTTTTGTCTACGCAAAGAAGGGAATGGAGTACCAGTATGTTCCATAGGCGAGTAAGTAAAAGTGGCTCCTGCGAACCACACCCAGACACGCGTACAAACCTGTGCAGGCACCCGTGCACGCCTCTGGTGAAAGTATGTGCGTCATTGTCCTCCCATGTCGGGTGCGGCATGGAGTGGCGTGGCACGATGTGTTGGActctgctgtggcggtgaTTACgtgttttttcccctctttcctttgaTTCTCATCACAGTTTTAGGGCACTCATTGCCCACCCGCACAGCTGTCCGCCTCTGATGTGTGCAAGAAGTTATGCACTAGCGAATGTGCTGGcagctctgtgtgtgggtgtgtacaTGTATGGGTATACCAAAGGCGCGCGTTTGCATGCTTTCATGTTGGTGTTTGTTTGTGCTTCGAGCGGAGCTGCGCGTTGAAGACGGTGCAGAGTACGCAGAAGGTGCGCCTTATTGCCGACCGCGCTTCAAAGGCTGAGCAACCGCAGCATAGCGATCACCAACACATACACCCCCAAAACACAGAGGCCTCTTGTGAAGACACTGCTGCCCAGCTAACTAGCTGGTCTGTTCACGGCCCTATTTGCCCACGGTGGCACACCCTGTCGTTACAGTGAGGTCGGTCACGCTCATGACGGGCACGTTTAATGTCGAGCGGTGTACCGTAtgccctctcctcctacTCCGTCGCTAACGCTCTCCcagcctccccctcctgACACCTTCTTCGCTTTACCTGTCACATGCTTTTATACCTCTGCAGTCATTTATTTCTCTTATTGCTTGTTtgtgcgcgctctctctctctctttacgcctcccgctctctccctctttctctgtcttcaTCGTCGGTCTCTTCAAGCACCTCAACACGCATACGTACCGTCGTCACTGTGAAGAgtcttttctccctttcctcttttcctaGCGGTTTTCCTGTATTCACCATGAGCATTATCAAGGAGGACGATGCTGTGGGCTGCTACATGGCGTTGACCCTCGTGGACGACACCAAGGTGGAGGGCACCATATTCACCTACAATCCTAAGGAGGGCATTATAGTGCTCTTGTGTCTCCGCGACGATCAGACAAACATGAAATTGATCCGGACTCCATACATCAAGGAGTTCAGTATTTCCCACGCCGAAGAGGGATCGCATCTCCCCCCCGCACTGGACTCGTTCAACGAGCTTCCTTCGATGCACGCCGGCCGCGGCAAGTCCATCTTCAAACACGCCAGCACACAACTCAAGAACGCCGAGTCAAACCGCGAAAAGCACTTCAACTCCGTTGCGGCTGACACATCAATTGCCACACTCGATGCATACCTCAAGCTCCTGCGGCTCTACCCCTTCATTGAGTGGAACAACGAAGAGGGTGTCATCCAGGTCTCTGATACCGTCATTGTCGTAGGGGACCCAGACTGGCGAACACCCAAGGCAATGCTGGTGGAGGGTGCCCCCGAGAAGGACAAACCACTCGTAGACCGCCTACAGGTTGCACTCGGAAGTGGGAAGAAGTGAGTCACTGCTTAGCGAATGGAgtgtcgtgtgcgtgtgtgcctgtgcgcccATGTGAGTTTGTGTTGTGTCCTGTTGTGGTATtgcgcacggcggtgcccTTTCATAGTGATGACGGAATCCATAAGTGGATGAGCTTGATTGTAATAACACCTCTCTGTCAACCAGACGAGAGAAACAAGACAAGGCTCCGATAGAAGTGAAAAATATCAAACTCGACAAGAACCGCcccgcctcggcagcggcctGCTCTGCGCGGGTCTTCATTGTTGTGCAAACAAAACATAAGCAGCGAAAGGCCAACCGAAAGCGGTAGGGCCATGTGCGGGGTTCACATGCATGGCGTGTGTAGATACGTATACCCGAATGTCGGCCTTGGAGGAAGAGTttgaggcactgcagcaacgcCCGAGGAGCAAAGTGAGCGTCGCCCCCACGTTTGCGCAATGCGGCTATTTTGCATGCCGAGCGTGTCGCAACAAGGACGAAAAGAGCGACCAGTGGTGAAAAAGATGATTGTGCCGCTATGGGAATGtttgggagggaggggggctctTCGCCACTCCCTATACGCGACTAGATGCAGGTACGCGTGAGAATGACATCTCCACCCTCCTTTCCCCGTCGCGCCCTccctgccctcccctctcctttttctgcCTTGCTGGTGTGCACATCGCGCCGTCTTGTTTCCCCTCTTGTCGTCTCTGCATGGTGGAGCGGTGTGGTGAGAAAACGAATGCGCGCGCATGGTAGGCGTGGGTGTCACTTATAGGCGTgaccagcagcacacacgtacacatgTACAGAGACGGCGTCGATAGCCCCACAAGGCATCTCAAGGAAGACAAACCGGAGCAGTGCACCTCACAAGTCTCCCCCTCGCCGACCCCAGATGACGACGATCGGGAGTCCCGACGACTGTTGCGTGAACGCAAGCGTCAGGACCGACTGAGAGGGCGTCTAACGGATCTCACGTTTGCCGACATTTCATGTTTTCGGGCTGGGAAATCGGACTTCGTGAAGCAGAACGTGTTAGTCTGCATTCAAGGATCGAAGTCGCAGTTCAACGCCCGCATGGGGCGGATGAAGAACATCCTACCGCCCCTCACCTGCGACTGCTGCCAGACGTTCTCAACGTtgtctgcggtgctgctgtcgtcccTGGGCTTTGCCGCAATGCTAAGCGAGtgcttttccctctccacgGTGAACTATCTTCTGTACATTTCAGCGTGGATGCACcagctgacgctgccgtgctggCCGCAGAAGCATGTGCGGCCCACCATCGCGGACCTAAACGCCTGCCTTTACCTCCAGGAATTTTTCCCCAGTAAGGTGAACGCGGACGAGTTCGAGGTCATCTTCTATAACCAAGCCCACAAAGCGGTGGATCTGCTTCATGCTATGTGTGCCTCCCGCAAGCGCGCACGCACCAGCGACGACGCGCACCCCGTGTACGGCTACGTGATTGTATCCGGAGACTACACCGTTTCCGTTTTCTCCGTGGAGCACGACATCGAGAGAGGCTCGCATAGCCACTACCGCGAGGCGTGGAGCTTCTACATAAACGACTCACACGGCACCCAGCCTTGGTCAGAGAACAAGGCCAGTGTGTCCGGAGTGACCTTTGGTCACCACTCACACGACGTGGACGATACGAAGGTGGCGGGAGAGGTCAGCAGCCGAAGCGGCGCCACAAGCTCGGCCGCGGGCCTCTCTGTGGAGGATGGCATTCACTACTTCTCTACCATTCTGTTCACTCTCCTAGAGGAACACCGCAAAGGTGCGCAGCTTACGAGTCAGGTGCCATACATGACGTGGActccgctgcggcgacggcggtcaCTGGCGTACACGGCGCAAGAACTCAAGAAGATTATCGACAACCATTGGATTCCCAAGGTGCTGTCGAATCCGACTGTGCAGGCCGAAGCCAAAAAGTTCTCCTTCAAGCCGCTGGAGTGTTTCTGGGGAATCGCCCCCGTACCAGCAGCGAAGACGCGCACCATCTTGGGTGCGCCGCCGGCATgacgcaagagagagggaaggcatGCGAACGGAGAAAATGAATGAATGAATGAATGACCCTCCGAAAGCGACAATGGGAGTGCTACGCGATGCGAGTGCGCGAGAATGGAGGCCTACATGCTGTGTGAGCCGCGAGCACGCATGGACCCCCGCGTACGATGCTTTTCTGTGCTGCTTGTCATGGTGTTTTGTTCTTGGACGACTGACCTGCTCTCCAATGGTCATCGCCCCGCCCTCATCTCCGACAGTAATTTCCTCCAGTCAATGTAATCGATGTTTGCGAGAGGTGGGTGCTGAACAATACAGCGTAGATTGTACGTATCACACGGCAGAGTCTCCTCTGGGTCAACTTTTTCGAAATCAGCCCCACTGCCCGCAtgcccctttcctcttcttgccCTTATGACTGTTCTTGACTGATTCTGCACTCAGCCTTGTAGGAGTGACTCTTACAGGCTCACTTGCGTTTTCCACTCCCTCACCGCTACAAGAACGCGCGAGAGTTGCTTAGCGGGTAAGCGTAAGGCACATGTGCCATTGTAATGAATTAATAGGCTTTACAGCGACCGTCTTCCTcctgtctctttttttcttctctcaaTGCAACATAAGCGTCAGCTTGAACGTGCTGCTACTTCAGGATTTCGAGTTCCTGCCTGGATCTGCACACTGCCTACTGTTGGCACTCAGACAAGCGCGTCCCTCTCCGGGCGTCAAGGCGCCAATTTTCATTATAGGGCTCTCCACTcggcagaggggggagggcagcacGTCGCCATGGGTCTTCTCGAGCGCAGGAGGGCGATCGAGGATGAGATCGCGAGAACGCAAAAGAACAAAAAGACAGAGTACCACATTGGTCGCCTAAAAGGGCAACTGGCGCGCATCAAGACCGAGATGATGGAGAATGCCGCTCGCGCGGCCAgcgcgagaggaggggacgGCTTCGACGTTCGCAAGAGCGGCGATGTGCGCTGCGCGCTGGTCGGCTTTCCGTCCGTCGGCAAGTCGTCGTTCCTCTCTCGCGTCACGCAGACAGAGAGTGAGGCAGCCGGTTACGAATTCACCACATTGACGTGTATTCCAGGAAAGTTGATGCACAAGGGGACAGAAATTCAAATTCTCGATTTGCCCGGTATTATCGAAGGTGCGGCCGAGGGTAAGGGACGCGGTCGTCAGGTCATCGCGACGGCGCGCACTGCTGACATGATCATCCTCATTCTGGACGCCACCAAGGCCGAGCCGCAGCGCTTCAAGATCGAGAGCGAACTCGAGTCCGTTGGTATCCGCCTGAATCAGTGCTTCCCTAACGTCACCTTCAAGAAGAAGGCATCGTGTAGCATGAACGTCGTGAGCTACAGCTCCACAATGCCTCAAACAAAGGGGCTCTCAGAGCAGAtggtgaaggaggtgctgaaggACTATGGCATTTTTAACGCTgacgtggcgctgcgcgaggacATCACTGTCGACCAGTTTATCGACGTGATCGAAGGTAACCGCAAGTACATGCCGTGCCTCTACGTGTACAATAAGATCGACATGATCACtatggaggagatggaccGCCTGAGCCGCCTGCCGCACTCCGTTGTGCTGTCTCTGCTCTGGGATCTCAACGTCGACGAGGTTATCGATGAGGTGTGGGAACATCTCAACATCATTCGCATTTACACAAAGAAACATGGCGAGCACCCTGACTTTGGCAAACCATTTGTCGTGAAGCGCGACGCAAATGTGGAGCACATTTGCAAGCGTATTCACAAGGACATTGCGTCGCGCTTCAAGTACGCCCTTGTGTGGGGCACGAGCGCCAAGCACCAGCCACAGCGCGTCGGCATTGCACACGAGCTAGAGGATGAGGACGTCCTCCAAATCATGCTAAGAACGGCCAATGAGTAGCGTGTCCGTTGTGTGGCTATTGAGACGggcctgcatgtgtgtgtgtcgggggGTAGTCTTTGTGTGGCGTGAATCCTGACAGTAAACCGAAGAAAGAAACAGCGGATATTACGAAGATCCTTTAAAAGGTGAGACATTTTTGTGAAGTTATACCGCGCCTTCGCCATCCTGTAACAGTACCTAGAcgcaggagggaggagggagagagagagagacagacgagGGGCCTGTGTAACGGGGTACAAATCGTTCTGCACTGTGCGCTGCTATGTCTGCCAGCACGTAGACTGCACCATAGAAGCGGGGCATTGGGCGCTAATATACGCGGCGTGAACAGAATTCCTCTCACGTTAcattttcgttttcttttcgcctGCTCGTGCACTGGCCCTCGTACCCCCAAAGGGGCATCCGTCTACGACTTCTATGCGGCACAGTCGTTTCCCTTGATTACTTTTCCACCTTTCGCATCCTCCCTTGCTGGCACGCCTTCCGCACCCCTGCCGTTTCCAACGTTTTTCTTTCGAAGCTCTTTATCGTTGCTGCATGCTTCTCCGCACTGGTGGGGTCCCGTAAGCGAATTTCTTCTTGGACTGAagtcttcacctcctcccctcccttcctcacaGGGTGTTCTCTGGGCTCGTCCGTTTCACAATCACACAATAAGACAAACGCGTGAACGCGCATGAGCCAGCACCAGGACGTGTTAACGGCAGCTTTTTTGCGGGCACATGGAGTCGCACTGTCGAAGCCACTGCGCGATTGGCTGACGCGGGTCTCGTTCTTGGCGCGGGCGCAGACATCTGTCGAGAAAAAGGAGCGGTATGAAAGGTGGGCCCTCCGTGCGGTGGAGGATGCAGTAAAGGCGCCGGGAGGTGTGGCAGCCGTTGTGTGGGCCAAGCAAAGCACTGTCATGCCACCCGATTTTCCCGACTGTGCGTCGGAGTGGTGGCAAGAGAGTCGCCGCTCTTGTGAGAACTCCTCAAGTAGCACCACCACTCCTTACGAGAACTCCACGCGAGCAGCACTGTTGGTCGAGACGATGCGACGCgccccagcgccgctgcagcccttTGTGCAGCAGGGTTTCAGCCTCTACGACAGGGAGGTGGTCCTcggtcgccgccgctacgAGCAGGTCACCTTTGTGGAAATGCTCAACATCGCTAAGAGTCTGCAAATGAAggcgcctccagcgcctgtGCCGTCGCCGGCCTCCTCACTTACCCCACTTCCACCTTCACCACTGTGCAATGCATTGGTGGCCCAgacagcagccaccacgcacaccacTTCCATAGCGCCAATCTCGCACAAGCGGGCTGCGCCGGAGGCCGTGCCGCACGAACCTCCACACAAGCGGGCTGTGCTAGTCACCACGACTTCTGTGCCCCTGAACGATAAGGCGTTCTTCTTCCAGCTTGCTGGAATTACGGACGCTGAAGTCGCCGCCACGCGCGAATTTGTCGGAACATCAACGGAGCTGGAGCGCAACTACACTCGCTACGAGCCCTTGGTCGAGGACATTCGCCCCCTCGCGGTGCTGAAGGACGCGTATGCGCACATTACCACACGCGCCACGGCCTTGGAGAAGGCGGAAGGCAAGAAAGCTGCGCAGAAGTATTTGAGTGACCAGCTGAAGGGTATGCGGCAGGACCTGCGAGTGCAGAACATTGTAGACAACTTCACTGTCA
This DNA window, taken from Leishmania panamensis strain MHOM/PA/94/PSC-1 chromosome 34 sequence, encodes the following:
- a CDS encoding hypothetical protein (TriTrypDB/GeneDB-style sysID: LpmP.34.5100): MENPAAVEEREKKSSSISYVTPWVANGLSWANHPDKPFRLAISSYTKDYRNYVDIVEKNEDNEIVCRASWEHCYPPTKVVFPPRPLQCDAVITTADYLRLWEITEGAPKGEKTAPTHGDAQHEAKAKTINSKVTMKRVFDSAKPNDFCSPVTSCDWNSEDINTVACCSIDSTVTLWDVETGAQKTKLVAHDKDVYDIAFASAHTFASCGADGSVRFFDLRNMDHCTILYETQGLSPLLRLAWNQFDPYFIATFGIDSTDAVVIDMRYPTVPASQLSQLHQLPINNLTWSPQNAQNLCTVGEDGLVCVWEARAEKGRSILWCDCEVPINNVAWRRAQNEDWMAITTSKGAQLLPL
- a CDS encoding hypothetical protein (TriTrypDB/GeneDB-style sysID: LpmP.34.5110); protein product: MSLLNTTLQTLVVRLRDMSGNVTQQKLHNRVFDAYEAKSLVFQAISPAQQAVMKQYRGRIPPLHPVGQPLMVDSWSELVELHKPDNEYQLLPRRARNNSAYAVMSAICCSAGSPFEMDHRLEPADFKLAFKSQADHDARMTFNLKNTDKVPQTIFLDGLMEAPKASALVSFHNVLTPTHVNTLAGIVQFLREWCREPTDGDRHRQLKLCFKSLLEKPTHLFLGTNAVPGRELLNYAKGKSIFVYAKKGMEYQYVP
- a CDS encoding p21 antigen protein (TriTrypDB/GeneDB-style sysID: LpmP.34.5120) encodes the protein MSIIKEDDAVGCYMALTLVDDTKVEGTIFTYNPKEGIIVLLCLRDDQTNMKLIRTPYIKEFSISHAEEGSHLPPALDSFNELPSMHAGRGKSIFKHASTQLKNAESNREKHFNSVAADTSIATLDAYLKLLRLYPFIEWNNEEGVIQVSDTVIVVGDPDWRTPKAMLVEGAPEKDKPLVDRLQVALGSGKK
- a CDS encoding hypothetical protein (TriTrypDB/GeneDB-style sysID: LpmP.34.5130), with translation MGRMKNILPPLTCDCCQTFSTLSAVLLSSLGFAAMLSECFSLSTVNYLLYISAWMHQLTLPCWPQKHVRPTIADLNACLYLQEFFPSKVNADEFEVIFYNQAHKAVDLLHAMCASRKRARTSDDAHPVYGYVIVSGDYTVSVFSVEHDIERGSHSHYREAWSFYINDSHGTQPWSENKASVSGVTFGHHSHDVDDTKVAGEVSSRSGATSSAAGLSVEDGIHYFSTILFTLLEEHRKGAQLTSQVPYMTWTPLRRRRSLAYTAQELKKIIDNHWIPKVLSNPTVQAEAKKFSFKPLECFWGIAPVPAAKTRTILGAPPA
- a CDS encoding GTP-binding protein, putative (TriTrypDB/GeneDB-style sysID: LpmP.34.5140) → MGLLERRRAIEDEIARTQKNKKTEYHIGRLKGQLARIKTEMMENAARAASARGGDGFDVRKSGDVRCALVGFPSVGKSSFLSRVTQTESEAAGYEFTTLTCIPGKLMHKGTEIQILDLPGIIEGAAEGKGRGRQVIATARTADMIILILDATKAEPQRFKIESELESVGIRLNQCFPNVTFKKKASCSMNVVSYSSTMPQTKGLSEQMVKEVLKDYGIFNADVALREDITVDQFIDVIEGNRKYMPCLYVYNKIDMITMEEMDRLSRLPHSVVLSLLWDLNVDEVIDEVWEHLNIIRIYTKKHGEHPDFGKPFVVKRDANVEHICKRIHKDIASRFKYALVWGTSAKHQPQRVGIAHELEDEDVLQIMLRTANE
- a CDS encoding hypothetical protein (TriTrypDB/GeneDB-style sysID: LpmP.34.5150) produces the protein MSQHQDVLTAAFLRAHGVALSKPLRDWLTRVSFLARAQTSVEKKERYERWALRAVEDAVKAPGGVAAVVWAKQSTVMPPDFPDCASEWWQESRRSCENSSSSTTTPYENSTRAALLVETMRRAPAPLQPFVQQGFSLYDREVVLGRRRYEQVTFVEMLNIAKSLQMKAPPAPVPSPASSLTPLPPSPLCNALVAQTAATTHTTSIAPISHKRAAPEAVPHEPPHKRAVLVTTTSVPLNDKAFFFQLAGITDAEVAATREFVGTSTELERNYTRYEPLVEDIRPLAVLKDAYAHITTRATALEKAEGKKAAQKYLSDQLKGMRQDLRVQNIVDNFTVMVYEVHARLCLETGDIGEFNQCQAGLKQFYAMDAVDLRQCDVKNFFLYRLVYLTLSGQYDSLSTELIHFTNAQLQGTDRVGSNIAREPVNRTLALCAACNNGDTPSLCCLLLSFETEMTYLVRIYLQKLRIMWLKEILTAMKGSLTLRFLMTSLGFTPHHHGKKKRQLFWLDDAEESAWLRFTELFQTLKVELPPDFSFHEEVTRRKHTGSNPQAHYPSLDAATALKAVNDYLVFLGTRKDAGRT